The following coding sequences are from one Chelonoidis abingdonii isolate Lonesome George chromosome 4, CheloAbing_2.0, whole genome shotgun sequence window:
- the MLN gene encoding promotilin: MMVSKKVVTSLLVVYVVAMLAEQTEGYLAFFTRSDIERMQLQEKQRNKAQKKSLILQKRSEGGDVTELSDVERVDEGEIIKLTAPGETGMRLDARQLEKYQHVLEELLTEMLLEARNGN, from the exons ATGATGGTTTCGAAGAAGGTGGTGACTTCTCTGCTGGTGGTGTATGTGGTGGCCATGCTGGCTGAACAGACTGAAGGCTACCTAGCCTTCTTCACTCGCAGTGACATCGAGAGGATGCAG CTCCAGGAGAAACAGAGGAACAAAGCGCAGAAGAAATCCCTGATATTGCAGAAACGATCGGAAGGCGGAGACGTTACCGAGCTCTCTGACGTGGAGCGTGTGGACGAGGGCGAGATCATCAAG CTGACTGCTCCTGGAGAAACTGGAATGCGGCTTGATGCTAGGCAGCTGGAAAAATATCAGCACGTCCTGGAGGAACTGCTAACTGAGATGCTACTGGAAGCTCGAAATG GTAACTGA